AGGCCGTGCAATGCTGCGCAGCCCGAGCCCGCCACTCGTTTGTTGCACGGTGTGGGCGCATCGGCACGGAAGTAGGCGCAGCGTACACGTTGCAGGGGATTGCCGCCGATAGTCGCAAGATTGCGCAACTGGGCAGAGGCCGATTTCAGAATCGCCTGCGACAGGACGGGATAAGCGTTGCGGACCCGTTCGTGTTGCGCCACATCGTTAAGCCTGGCAAGTGCGCCGATCCGCAGCCCCCCGCAGGGTAACGCTTCGATGCGATCCATTTCAGGCACACGGCTGATATCGACGACCCGTTCAGGTTTGGTAATCCCGATGCGGAACCAGTTGAGGAGTTCAGTCCCACCAGCCAACACCGCCGCGTCGGGCAGTTGGGCGAGCGTCAGGGCGTCGGCCCGCGTCGTCGCGCAGGCATAACTAAAGTCGCGCATCAGCCCATCTCCTTCGCGGCAGCCTCGACAGCCGCCGCGATCTGCGGATACGCAGAACAGCGACAGATATTACCGCTCATCCATTCGCGAATTTCAGCGTTGGAACCGGTGTGTCCCTCGGCAATGCAGCCCACAGCGGACATGATCTGGCCACAGGTACAAAAACCACACTGGAAGGCATCGTGCTCAATGAAGGCCTGCTGGACGGGATGCAGGACCCCATCACTCGCTAATCCCTCTATCGTGGTGATTTTCTTGCCATCGGCACTGACTGCGAGCACGAGGCAGGCATTGACGCGCCGGTTATCCATCAACACCGTGCAAGCGCCGCATTCTCCGCGGTTGCAGCCCTTTTTTGCGCCTGTCAACTGCACCTGTTCGCGCAACAGATCCAAAAGGGTCGTCCTTGCTTCCACGTTGACGGAATGCTCAACGCCATTGATCTGGACGTGCGTCCACCTGCGTGGGGCAAACCGCGTTTCCATTTCTGGATCAGGCTGCCCATTCGCCGTGATTGTCTCGCCGTCTGTCGCGGGACCGGCAACGGCGGTCAACGAATCGTTGTTCATGACAGGCCTCGGCAAACGCTCGTCTTTACGAGGATGCCTCACTCCGTCCTAAGTCTGGCGGTATGAGGCTTCAGTCAACACAGACAGGACCGGCAGAATCTGCTCGGTCCAAAAATTATAGATGCCCATCGTCGGTTTGCAAGAATCCGCGCAGAACGTATGGCAGCGAATCTTTGATGTTTGGATGCCGATAGCGCTGTCTTCAGTGAGTAACAAGCGGTTGATCGATTGCTTCACCGGTTACAGGTATGACATGTTCAGACGAACAGCTGACGTGCCGCCCATGCGGGATTTTCGAGCCGTCAGACGAACTACCGGTAGGTCTGGTGCATTGATGAACTTATCGTTTGCGGTGACCTACCAGGACAGCTCTCTTCAGCACAGCACCCAGTAAAAGATGGCATAAGCCATTTTGTGAGGACTCCGTGTGGCTTGTATTCCGATCCCCTTAAGTCAGATCTATGAACGACGATGGTGGCAGCGCAAACCGATTGCGGTAACAAGAGGGACCGCCGCCAGAAGAGGATTTCGCATTGGACTGCCAGCTAACAATATATATGATGATATCGACAAAAACACGTACCGATTCCGATGGATGATGGCGCGACGGGTATAGCTGGTATAACTGAACACTTCCCTCTCCCCATGTGCGCCCACCACCATAGGGGTGGCCGGACAAACAACTCCGTTGATTTCCGCGTAGACGAAAGGGGGGCGCTCACGCTCACGCCGCTCAGATACGAAACATCGCTCAGCGTCGCAATCGTGCTGCCGAAATCCTGCTGCAGTTGCGCCAGAGATGACGAGCCCGCGCTCGAACCTCGGTTCACCACAAGCATTGGCGTCGTGGTCGTCACCTCCATTGCGTAGCGGATCGAGCCGGCGGACATCGCGGAGGTGTCCCCCGTAAGCGTATGCCCAACGCCGCCAATGACATCATTGGCAACGCTACCGACTGGCTGTCCGGAAATGTCGGTCGAAGTCAATGTAGCCTGCAGCACTCCCGGTGATCCACCAAGGCCGAACATGAAACCGTTCACGCTTTGTGCCGCTAACTGCATGTCGTTGCCTGGATACAGCGTTCTGAAGGCCGCGGAACTCGTCACCAACGACATCTGTGTCAAGGTTGCGACGTACTGACCAATAGCCGCGCTGGTCTGTTCGTTGAATACCGTTCTGCTAACACTGGCGAGGGACAGTTAACTTCGCTAAAGCGCCCGAGAATAGCCGTTGCAGCTACACAGTGTTGCTCGAGGACAGCCTCTGGTTCGCACTCCTTGTGAGTCTGGAGACGGACCGGTCACCAGCCAATGACGACGCTTTCGTCGCCTTCACGCAAGCCCTCCAGACAAGCACTACTTAATATCTCATCAACCGGGGTAAGCGACGACGCGAACTCTCGCGATACAGTTTCCCCGAAAGCCGCCGTCGGCATTTCAAACGCTTGACCGCTTTCCCACGCGGGCTGTTCCCCCCGGCGACTCGGTGTGTAGGTTGTACCGGGTCTTACCCACGGCATGACGGTCGCGGCCAAGGAGGCGGCTGTGTTGCGCGAGGTGCTCAAGGCGCACGCTTCGAATTACGACCCACTCGACGGCGTCATCGTGGATACAAGGTGTCCATCATGCTTGAAGAATTGGGCGTACCTTACGATCTCGCCGCAAGCGTCGAACCTTATAATGCGCTAAACCTTTGACCTGCGAGATGTCGATCAAAACCTGCTTGCGCGCAGACGGAAAATGAGGTCATCAAACGAATGCTCTCCCGATAATGCGGCCTGCGAAGGTCTCTTTGGTCTGCTCAAGACGCAACTGTTCTATCCTCGTGACTGACGGCTACGACCGTTGATCAATTCATCGAAGGTAGTTGACTCTTATCCAGTAGTACGACGCAAAGTGTATCGAGATCTAACTCGGTTCTCTCAGCCCACTTGAATACCGCGAGAGTCTTGAAATCACGGCGTAAGCCACTCCAGGATTTTAGCCGTCCTGCGTCACGATTCCTTGCAAATCAACAAGTTACGCTCTGCCTGGGCAGGAGCAACCGAGACACCGGCCAGCCGATGGATTAGCTATTTTCGCGAACGATTTGAGCCGTCAGCAAAACGTGTTGCTGGATAAGGCGAACAGCCTCTTCAACGTTTCTCGCGAGCGCCGCGTCCACCATGAGCTTGTGTTCATTTTCGCGCGGCAATACCACGGCATGCCGTGACAAATTACGGTATCGTTCGGCGTGGTCGAAAAGATGCATGCACGCGTCGATCATCCATTCTGACCCACATCCGGAAAACAGCGCCTTGTGAAATTCGCGGTGGGGACGGTCATATAGCGGGTTTACGACTCGAGGGTTCTCTGAACTATACCGATGGACTTTGGAAAGTCGATGATAGCTGAGAAGGACGCGCTCTTCCCATTCGTCGTCACCCCGCAGCACGGCTTCGCGCATGGCAACTTCCGATGTCCAGGCTCGCGCCTGCGCCAGATCCATAAGGCTTTTGGTACTGACGGGTGCTACCGCGAACCCCTTCTGATTTGAATAAACCACCAGCGCTTCGGCTGCCAGTCGACTAAGCGCCTCGCGGATAGGAATGGGGCCGCAGCCATATCGCTTGCTGATATCGTTCAGGCGCAGCTTGAATCCGGGAGGCAGTCCACAGGAAATAATGTCCACGCGAAGCCGCTCATATATGGCTCCAGCGGCGGTCTGCAGACCGAGACTTCCCGGTGTCCTAGCTTCGGCGTCGGCATTTTTGGAGCGATGGTTTTCGACAACTTCCTTCATATGTAACGTAGAACCCAGCGAGCGTCAGCTGACTATTTTTACACAGCAGCTCTTTATATACAAATTGATTTGTGAAGTCAGATATATATACTTTGTGGCGCAAGCTGTTTCCAAGAACCATGTAGAAACCGGACGGCCTGTTGGTCCCCATCGTCCCGAGTCGCTCGGACCAGAAAACTGCGACCTGGGGGCTAGTTCGGCGTAGCTGACGGCGAAAGCGTGAAGACTAAAGATCATCGCCTCCGTCGAGTCGCCCATGGGCTACCTGGTCAGCAAGTGCGTTGTAAGGAAACGGCAGATGTGCTGGATACGGTGTAGTACGTGCCAGCTACTTCAAACTCTCGTGCAGGTTCTGAACGGTGACTTGCTCGACATGTTCGAACGATGGTTTGCGAGGAACACGGCACCGGCGCAGGCGAACCCGAGGGAGGTCGCATAAAACTCCCCCTACGTCCTCCTGCTCTCCCAACAAGGGCGCCTGTAGTGGCCGTTCCTGACGAGGAGATTGAAGGAAAGAGTTAGAGGCGAATCGGGACTGCTGATCGACCACGTAAGGAGCACCGGGTCGAACAAGTCCAACATTCCATTTGCGAAAAAAGCGGATAAAGCGAAGCCTGTAGGCCCATGTTGAGAGTTCACTATCGCCTGTTGAAAAACTGATCATGACTACAATCTCTAAACATAACCAGCTTATTACGTTGATCAACGTATTCACCGTCGAGCCGTCCCGGCAACAGGAACTCCTCGATTTGCTTGACCGTGCAACCCAGATCGTGCGCCTGGAGCCCGGATTCATCTCATCAAGCCTTCACCGGGGCATAGATGGCAACAAGGTCACCATGTACGCGCAGTGGCGAAGTGTTGAGGCCTATCGGGCGATGCGTGAGAATCCCACCCCTTTAAGCTACTTTGAGCAGGCAGCAGCATTCACGGAATTCGAGACCGCAGTGTACGAGGTCGTCGAAACATATTCCCCCCCAGCCGGAGAGGCGTAGGGCGATCGGCGCACGAACGTGGGTAGAGAGAAGCTTCGTCGCCACAGCGTGTAGAAGTGACTTACAGAAATAGGCCCAATGCCCCTTCGGGGACGCGCGAAGCGGACCGGGGCGAAACTCGTTGTCGTCCGCGGGGGCCAGCTGACGAGCTTTGTTCTCATTTATTTGTCGCTGTGGTAAGTCTGCGATAAGTGCACCCCGTCACCGCACCGCGTTCGCACTACTGCTCCTGCGCCACGCGCAACACCGAGTGCGGATCGTTCACCATCTCCTCGAAACAGTCGGCAGTCAACCAGCGTTGCGTCTTCTGATAGACCCGTTCCCACGGCGCAAAGCTGATAGACAGCATTTGCGCGCCGGCTCGCACCCTCCAGCGCAGCGCGTCGAACACCACGCACAATTCGTATCGGCGTGGCGGCGCGTCTTCGTTCATCCGTGTCGGGCACGGAGCAACAAAACTCCATTACTCATTCGAAACATGCGTTGGGTATCGCTTGCGACCTGGCATCCCGCCAGGTTACCAGGTCTAGCCAAGAATGTTCAACCCGCTTCAGGTATCCCGGTGTAAGGGCCGAGATGGCCTGCGCCTCTGCATTAACGCCGAAAGCAGGCGTATTCGACCATACGTAACTCGTATCGCTGAACCGTGTGAGGTTCGCATAGCCGATATTGTTCAGCAGTGGCGCCCATCCGCCGCCGAGCCACTAAAAAAAGTGACGCATCCCGATATTTACACCGTACGTAGTCCCCGGTATTTCGGTAAGAATATCTTTGTACGTCAACGACAGGCCGGTGTCCATTGCTCCGTGGTTGTCGACACGTCCGAATTGCAAATAGACGGACGTGCGTCTCGAGAGGAAGTAGGTTGTACCCACCGCTGCCAATAGTGAGTGATTGGCGGTATCGTTGCGGTCACTAGTTACCCAAACGCCGCCGTTCAATTCAAGATCCGATCGGGCAAAGTAATCGACTCCCCCACCATAAACGTTCGAGTTTAATGCACCGGCCACCTTGTAATTGGTGAACGACACCTTGGTGGTCAGTGCCCCAAACCTGTACGCTACGCCTAGCATGCGACCCGTGAATTCTATATCGGTGGGAATAGGCGTGACCGCACC
Above is a genomic segment from Paraburkholderia phenazinium containing:
- a CDS encoding GntR family transcriptional regulator, which codes for MKEVVENHRSKNADAEARTPGSLGLQTAAGAIYERLRVDIISCGLPPGFKLRLNDISKRYGCGPIPIREALSRLAAEALVVYSNQKGFAVAPVSTKSLMDLAQARAWTSEVAMREAVLRGDDEWEERVLLSYHRLSKVHRYSSENPRVVNPLYDRPHREFHKALFSGCGSEWMIDACMHLFDHAERYRNLSRHAVVLPRENEHKLMVDAALARNVEEAVRLIQQHVLLTAQIVRENS
- a CDS encoding (2Fe-2S)-binding protein is translated as MNNDSLTAVAGPATDGETITANGQPDPEMETRFAPRRWTHVQINGVEHSVNVEARTTLLDLLREQVQLTGAKKGCNRGECGACTVLMDNRRVNACLVLAVSADGKKITTIEGLASDGVLHPVQQAFIEHDAFQCGFCTCGQIMSAVGCIAEGHTGSNAEIREWMSGNICRCSAYPQIAAAVEAAAKEMG
- a CDS encoding antibiotic biosynthesis monooxygenase family protein, whose protein sequence is MTTISKHNQLITLINVFTVEPSRQQELLDLLDRATQIVRLEPGFISSSLHRGIDGNKVTMYAQWRSVEAYRAMRENPTPLSYFEQAAAFTEFETAVYEVVETYSPPAGEA